The DNA segment AAGACGGTCGAAGACACCGAAGTGGCGCCGACGACGGTCACGGCGTTGACCTCACGTAAGATCCGAAAGCCGAGTTTCCGGGTGAAGCGGCGCTTCTCTTCCTCGACGACCGGATCATTACCGCCGAGGCGCAAGCGCTCCTTCCGTTCACCGAGCGCTTCGTTCAGGGAAATCGGGTCGGCAAAGGTGACGTACACCGTGCCGTATTTCTGGCGCAACAGCGTCCGCGCCTTCAGCAGCGCCCAGAGCGACTCCTTCTCTTTCTCGGCGCCGACCAACTCGCGCTTGTAGGCCTCTTCCTCGACGATGCGGCCGTAGTGGATGGAGACCGGCACCAGATACAGATCGCGGCGCACGCCGGAGACGAAGGCGCCGACGATCGCCGACAACATGCCGAGCTTGGGCGTAAGGATTTTGCCGGTGCGGCTGCGGCCGCCTTCGATGAAAAACTCCTGCGTGTATCCCTCCCGGATGAGATACGTGAGGTAGTTGCGAAACACCGTCTTGTAGAGTTCGTTGCCCTCGAAGCTCCGGCGAATGAAGTACGCGCCCGCGCCGCGAAAGAGCGGACCCAGGGGCCAGAAGGAGAGATTGATGCCGGCGGCAATGTGGGGCGGGCTGAGGTAGTTCGCGTGAAACAGGTACGACAAAATCAAATAGTCGAAATGGCTGCGGTGGCACGGGACGAGGACCACCGGATGCCGTTTGGCGCACTCGGTGATCTTCTCGATCCCGCTGTATTCGAAGCCCTGGAACACCCGCGGCCAAATACGATTGAAGACGAACTCCAGGAAGGCGAAGTAGGTGCTGTGGAAGCTCGCCGCCATCTCGTCGAAGTAGCGTTCGGCGGTGCGCCACAGCTGCGATTCGGGCTGGTTGCGTTCTTGAGCTAAGCGGCGAATCACCGCGCTCAGCTCCTCGCCCCGCACCACTATCTGCCGCACTACCCGCTTCGGCAGCAGCGTGGGACCCGCCACGACGCGCTCCTCGCGGTGCAGAAAGATCTGCAGAGCCCGCGCCAGCCGGCGCACGATGCGCTCCTCGCTCTCTTGCCGGTAGCGCTGGGTGAATTGCGCGAGATGGACCTCTTTGCCGACGATGATGCTCGTCTCCCGAGCGTTCCAGAGCAGCGATAGCAGACGTTTGGCTTCGCCCGGCGCTTCTTGCACGCTGTACACAAGTGTCGCCAGGCGCGACTCACGACGCCGAAAGCCCCAGCCGCGCAACACGGCGAGCGGGACCAGGAACACCTCGCGTTCTTTGGACCATCCGGCGTGGACGATCTCGCTCAGGTAATCGGTGCCGGTGCGGACGCGGCTCAAGGCCGCGCGGCGGCCCTCGAGCAAACGCATGCCCGGAGCACGGCTGCGCATGAAAATCAGCACCGGCCGGCCGCGGCTGACCAAGCGCTGGCAGCGGTCGCGGTCCTCGAAGTGTCGCAATTCTTTTCCGAACACGCGTGCCTGCTTGAGCCGCTTTCGCAGCATGGCGACGATCTCGCTCAGTGGCCGCAAGAGAAGAGTGGAGACGTCCGAAACAAACTCGGGCAGCGGCAAGCCTTCGCGCAAGAAGATGAACGCAACCAGGAGGTAATCGACCAGCGAGCGATATCGCATCACGTACACGACGCTGCCGCGTGCGGCCAGCGCCCGAATGCGTTCGGTCGCTTCCGCGTCAATTCGTACCTGCGAGAAGAACTTGCGGCACAACAGCCCGGGCAAGAACCCCAGGCGGCGCATTGGACCGGGATATATCGGATCTGTCGGCGGTGGAACTTCGGATGTGGGTGCAGGCGCGCTCATCGAGTCCGTTCAACGACCTCCCATAGCATAGCTCCGCCGAGCGCGGCGATACCCGGTTGTGCTCCCCGGCACACTAGCAGGCAGAATGGCAGTGCCATCTTGTGGAGGCCAAGCCATGCCTCCACCGCAGGAGACGGCCGAACAGTGGGCCTTAGCCCAGGCGCAGATCGTCGAGCGCCTGCAGCAGCCGATCGATGTCGTCCTCGTTGTTGTAGAAATGCGGGGCCACCCGGAGGCCACCGCCGCGGACACGCACGATGAACCCGCGACGAATCAGCTCGGCGCACAGACCCTGCGGATCTTCCCCGCGCTGAAACACCACAATCCCGGAACGCGCATCAGCTTCCCACGGACTCACGATCCGCGCCCCGCGCGCGCGCAATCCGTCGGCCAACCTATCGGTGAGCTCGAACAAGCGGCGCTCGATCCGATCGGGGCCGATTTCCAGGAGCAAATCGATAGCCGCTCCCAAGGCGTAGGTGCCCAGCACCGATGGGCTTCCTGGCTCGAATTTCGCCGCGTCGGGTCGCGGATCAAAGTGATAGGGAAGATAGGTGTCCGCATCCCGCACACTCTTCCATCCATGCAGCACGGACCGGATACGATCGATGACCCGACGGGACACGAAGAGACAGCCGCAGCCCTCGGGCGCCAGTAACCATTTGTGTCCACCGACGGCGAGACAGTCGATGAGTTCGCCCTCGACATCGAGGCGGACGGCTCCGACGCCCTGAATGCCATCAACACAGAAGAGCACGCCCTGCTTGCGACAAAACTCCCCGATCGGGCGCAAATTGGTGCGCCCGCCACTGTTCCAGTCCACGAAGCTGACCGAGATCACCCGGGTGCGCGCATCCGTGAGCCCCCGCACGTCTTCCACCCGCACCCGCCCTTGCACCGGACGAACCATTCGGGTTTCCACACCCCAACGGCGCAACCCGAACCAAGGATACACGTTGGATGGGTACTCCCCTTCGACCGCGATCACGTTGTCGCCCTGGTGCCAGTCCAACCCGGCGGCGACCAGTGACAGCCCCTCAGAGGTGTTCTTTACAAAGGCGATCTCATCTGGCTGGGCGCCCACCAAACGCGCGAAGGCAGCGCGGATCGCTTCACTACGCGCCTCCCAACGCCGCTGTGCGGCGGAGGTCACCACGGTCGCCTCGTTGATGAAGGCGGTGACCGCAGCGGCCACGCGACGCGACACCGGAGAGACGCCGGCATGGTTGAAGTGGGTGAGATGCTCGGTGATGGGAAACTCCAGGCGCCACTGGTTCCAATCCATTGCTGCTCCTTCTCTGCATCCTTATAGTCAACCTTGAAGTGGCAATAGAAGAACAATTAGAATTCGGCGTGCGCGCGATTAGGGTGCCACCCGCTACCGCGCCGGTGCGACTCGACGTGTTCCTGGCGCAACACGTGCCGCACTGCTCCCGCCGTACGGCCCAGCGCGCAATTGCCGGCGGGGAGGTCCGCATTAATGACCGGCGGGCACGCAAAGGACAACTCGTCAGGGACAACGACCTGATCCAAGTGGCCGAAGAGCTGTTTGCGCCACCCGCATTGCAGCCGAATGCGCAGCTGGCGCTGCGCGTTCTGTACGAAGATGCTGCGGTGATCGCCGTGGACAAGCTTGCGGGCATGCCGTCACAGGCGCTGCGCGCACATGAGATGGATACGGTGGCGAATTTTCTGCTCGCGAAATATCCGGAGCTCGCCGCCGTCGGGAAAAGCACACAAGAAGCCGGCTTGGTTCATCGTCTCGACGTCAACACCTCGGGGGTCCTGCTGGCCGCGCGCACCGCTGACGCCTACCGTTTTCTGCGGCAGGAGTTTGCCCGCCATCGTGTCGGCAAGGAGTATCTGGCGCTGGTCGAGGGGCACATTGCCGCACCAGGGGTCGTTCGCACCGCGATTGCCCACGACCGCCGTAACCGGCGCAAAATGCGGGTGGCGCCGTCGTCTGGACGGGTCTCGCGCCCGCGCCAAGCCGTGACTCATTTCCGTCCGCTGGAGCGCTTTCGCGACACTACGTTAGTGGCGGTGGAGATTCCCACGGGCGTAATGCATCAGATCCGCGTGCATCTGGCTTCCGCCGGCCATCCGATCATTGGGGATCGGCTCTACGGTAGCCCGGTGCGGCGCGCTCCACGCCAGCTCCTCCACGCCGCGAAACTATCGCTCACGCATCCCGACACCCGGCAGCCGCTCGAGGTGTGCTGTCCCTTGCCGGCTGACTTTGCGGAGTTTCTGAACGGGTTGCGCGAAACTGAGCCAGCGGCAGGCTAGCTGAAATTCGTCAGCAGCCTCAAAGAGGCCGGCCTCAGGCAGCGACCTGCTTGCCTTTGGCCTTCGTCTTCCCGCAGGCCCCGCACAGGTTGCGCACGTTGTCTGGATCTTCGACGAGGCCCTCATCGATGTTGTGGCAGACTTTCTTGCATTCGGCGCAAATGAAGTACACGCCCTCGATGGTCTTATTGATGCGCTCGCGATTCAGAATGCGCCCCTTGAGCTTCTGGACGCGGATGCCGAGGAGGTCTTCGTACTGACGCTTGATCTTGCGACGGCCCGCTTCGTCCTTTGGTAGATCCCCTTCTTCTTCAACTTCGCCGCCGGCGTCGTCTTCAAAGATATGCGTGCCCTTCTTGACCTTGTACTTCTTTGGTGTCCGTCCCATGGACTTCTCCCAGCAGTCTCACCGTGTCCGTTCGACGTAGCCG comes from the Candidatus Binatia bacterium genome and includes:
- a CDS encoding aminotransferase class V-fold PLP-dependent enzyme codes for the protein MDWNQWRLEFPITEHLTHFNHAGVSPVSRRVAAAVTAFINEATVVTSAAQRRWEARSEAIRAAFARLVGAQPDEIAFVKNTSEGLSLVAAGLDWHQGDNVIAVEGEYPSNVYPWFGLRRWGVETRMVRPVQGRVRVEDVRGLTDARTRVISVSFVDWNSGGRTNLRPIGEFCRKQGVLFCVDGIQGVGAVRLDVEGELIDCLAVGGHKWLLAPEGCGCLFVSRRVIDRIRSVLHGWKSVRDADTYLPYHFDPRPDAAKFEPGSPSVLGTYALGAAIDLLLEIGPDRIERRLFELTDRLADGLRARGARIVSPWEADARSGIVVFQRGEDPQGLCAELIRRGFIVRVRGGGLRVAPHFYNNEDDIDRLLQALDDLRLG
- a CDS encoding RluA family pseudouridine synthase gives rise to the protein MRAIRVPPATAPVRLDVFLAQHVPHCSRRTAQRAIAGGEVRINDRRARKGQLVRDNDLIQVAEELFAPPALQPNAQLALRVLYEDAAVIAVDKLAGMPSQALRAHEMDTVANFLLAKYPELAAVGKSTQEAGLVHRLDVNTSGVLLAARTADAYRFLRQEFARHRVGKEYLALVEGHIAAPGVVRTAIAHDRRNRRKMRVAPSSGRVSRPRQAVTHFRPLERFRDTTLVAVEIPTGVMHQIRVHLASAGHPIIGDRLYGSPVRRAPRQLLHAAKLSLTHPDTRQPLEVCCPLPADFAEFLNGLRETEPAAG
- a CDS encoding 1-acyl-sn-glycerol-3-phosphate acyltransferase, yielding MRRLGFLPGLLCRKFFSQVRIDAEATERIRALAARGSVVYVMRYRSLVDYLLVAFIFLREGLPLPEFVSDVSTLLLRPLSEIVAMLRKRLKQARVFGKELRHFEDRDRCQRLVSRGRPVLIFMRSRAPGMRLLEGRRAALSRVRTGTDYLSEIVHAGWSKEREVFLVPLAVLRGWGFRRRESRLATLVYSVQEAPGEAKRLLSLLWNARETSIIVGKEVHLAQFTQRYRQESEERIVRRLARALQIFLHREERVVAGPTLLPKRVVRQIVVRGEELSAVIRRLAQERNQPESQLWRTAERYFDEMAASFHSTYFAFLEFVFNRIWPRVFQGFEYSGIEKITECAKRHPVVLVPCHRSHFDYLILSYLFHANYLSPPHIAAGINLSFWPLGPLFRGAGAYFIRRSFEGNELYKTVFRNYLTYLIREGYTQEFFIEGGRSRTGKILTPKLGMLSAIVGAFVSGVRRDLYLVPVSIHYGRIVEEEAYKRELVGAEKEKESLWALLKARTLLRQKYGTVYVTFADPISLNEALGERKERLRLGGNDPVVEEEKRRFTRKLGFRILREVNAVTVVGATSVSSTVLLSSPHAALRHAQFLAAAQTLLRLLRHQGVAITASLERNAADFKENLGFLESGGLIQRLPGEEGVIHVAPGKRIILDFYKNNSIHFFLLPAILSRALTTGRQGAALKDEVSWWLDLYRWEFALPEREAVAVELGRLLEYFRAQGAIRSGDGDVADPEHPLIRTTAGILDNFCEAYWITAQALMQLKAAGLTQRSLLEAARRRYATGLLLGDVRRPEGNSAVSIGNAISRYTEVGFITVTAGQKGRERLVRPGPQFADLSGVERRLAANLRPPRENETRVVELGGGAPYTQRRSSALRT